GGTATCCTTTCCTATTTTTGAAAACTTCCCTTTAAACCCAAAATAACTTAAAACGAAGTTCATCCCAGCAATAAACATGAATACCGTGATGATCCACTGAATCGCAGGATTATCATTCCAGTAGGCAATACTGGCATTTTTGGTCGAAAATCCTCCTGTGGAAAGTGTACTCAAAGCATGGTTCACCGCATCAAACCAGCCCATTCCCGCAAGCTTAAGCAAAACAGTCTCTATACCCGTATAACCCACATAGATCAACCACAGTCTTTTTGCGGTATCAGTGATTCTAGGGTGCAATTTATCGGCACTGGGACCCGGCGACTCTGCTGCAAATAGCTGCATACCTCCTATCCCGAGCAGCGGTAAGATCGCCACCGCCAGCACGATAATTCCCATCCCGCCGATCCAGTGGGTAAGACTACGCCAGAAGAGAATCCCTTTGGGCATGATCTCGATATCATTCATGATGCTTGCTCCAGTAGTGGTGAAACCACTCATGGTTTCAAAAAAAGCATCAGTATAGTTGTCGATTGCGCCACTAAACATATAGGGCATCGTTCCAGCAAAGGCCATAATAAGCCAGCCCAAGGTTACGATAAGATAGCCTTCTTTTTTCTGGAGTTGTTTGACGTGATCTCTGGTAAAATACATTACAGCAGCTCCTAGGACTACAGCCACGCCACTCGCCATTAAAATATTCCACCCTTCAGGTTCATTATAATAGGCACTGACTAAAGCACTGATCATCATAAAGCCACCATTAAAGACCAGTAATAGTCCCATGATGTACGATATGATCTTATAATTGAGACGCGTCATTACAAGAAGAGCTTTTCTACCTTTGAAATAGATCTTGGCAAACAACAAACCACAACGCGATCTCCCGGCTGAATCGTAAAGTTACCCAAGGCAATCTGGCCTACACCATCACGTATCACACCACCTATGATCGCACTTCTAGGAATACCACAGCTCACAATGTTTTTACCTGCAACCTCGCTACTAGGCTTTACAATAAATTCCAGCAGCTCGGCATTCATGTTATTGAGCTTGGTCATGGCGACCACCTCACCTTTGCGCACGTATCTGAATATGTTGTTTGCGGCGAGTAGTTTTTTATTAATCAGCGTGTCGATTCCTATACTGTGCGACAGCTGGAAGTAATCCATATTCTCTACCAGAGATATAGTTTTTCCCACACTTTTACTTTTTGCCATAAGGCAAGAAATAATGTTAGTCTCACTATTCCCGGTAACTGCGATAAAAGCATCCATCTCGTGGATACTTTCTTCTTGAAGCAACTCTACGTTACGTCCATCACCATGAATAACGAGAGCATCTGGCAATTGATCTGCAATTTCAAATGCGCGCTCTCCGTTCTTTTCGATCAGCTTTACGTAAACACCGCGTTCAACTAGCTTCTTAGCACTTTGAATCCCGATGTTACTCCCGCCCAAGATCATCACGTTGCGCATGACCTTTTTAGTCTTACCGGTAAGCTTGTAAAGCTCTTCCACGCCACCGGCATTGGTAATAAAATACACTTGATCGCCTTCTTTGAATTGGGTATCCCCACGCGGGATCAACGTGTACTGCGTTCCAAAACGCTGTATCGCAATCGGCATAAAGTGTACCTCTGGAAAAATCTCTCCTGCTTGCTGCACCGTTTTGCCTACAAACTGGGCCGTACGTTGCAGGTTGACTCCTACCATAGTCAGCGCACCGTCCTCAAACTCATAGCTGTCGTTAAAGGCGCTTTGGTTGAGTAACAATTCTATTTCCTTACTCGCGAGGGATTCTGGTGAGATCAGTTCATCGATCCCAAACCCTCTGAAACCTATATCTTCTTGATGCTCTAAAAATTCGGTATTGGAAATACGGGCTATGGTACGTTTAGCACCCATCTGTTTTGCCAAAACACAAATCGTAATATTAGTCGTTTCAGAGCTGGTTACAGAGATCACCAGATCCGCCTGATCGATCTTCGCATCCTGCAAAACCTTGATGGAGGTACTGTCCCCCTTCAGCGTAATGATATCCAGATGTGTATCGGCATAAAATAAGTTTTCCTTCACGGGATCGATCAGGGTAATATCCTGAGATTCAAAGGAAAGCAGCTTTGCCAGATGAAAACCTACTTCTCCAGCACCAGCGATAATGATTTTCATAAAATGCTTATGTAATTCAAAGATACTGGAACTGAGAAAATCTTGCGAGTGCTGTCATAAATAATCTTTTTACATATTTCATACTTAATCATTTAAGGTGAGGATATTATGATTACGCTTTCGCGAAAGCGAGACCATCACACGCCCCTACATCCCAAAGCGTTAGACCTTTATTAAAGTAATGTGGCGAGAGCAAGAGCTCAGGTCTAGAGTGTATCTTTGCTGCTTTGAACGACAAATGGCGAAAGAGGTAAAACCATACGACAATCAAGATAGCGGGAAAAAGGAACAGGTGACGCACATGTTTGACACGATAAGTGGAGAGTATGATGGCTTGAACCGTATGATTTCTTTGGGTCTGGATCAGAAATGGCGTGACAATGTGGTTAAAATGGTCGCAGATCATCAACCTGAAGTGGTCATGGACATCGCGACCGGTACAGGTGACCTGGTCATTAAAATGGCTCAACAAACGAGTGCCAAAAAACTGATAGGACTGGATATCTCCAGCGGTATGCTCGAGGTAGGAAAAATCAAGGTTAAAAAAGAAGACCTATCCAATCGCGTGGAGATGGTGGTAGGCGATTCTGAAAACCTCCACTATGAGAACGAAAGCATCGATGCGGTGACCGTATCTTATGGCGTGCGCAATTTTGAAGATCTTGAAAAAGGACTTTCTGAAATTTTACGCGTTTTAAAGCCCGGCGGCATACTCGTGATCCTAGAAACAAGTGTTCCCACCAAGTTCCCGTTCAAGCAAGGTTACTACCTCTACTCCAGCCTCATCGTTCCTACGCTAGGTAAGGTTTTTTCAAAAGACAAAACCGCTTACGGATACCTCTCAAAAAGTGCCGCAAATTTCCCTTATGGTGAACGGTTCAACAATATTTTGAAGAAAGTAGGGTTTAAGGATATAGAGAATCATTTGCAGTTTCACGGTGCCTCTACCATTTACAAAGCAGTAAAATAAGCTAATGAATTTAAGATTGATGGTCATTCTGCTTTTGACAGGATGTTTTTCTTATAGTCAGGGTCCGATCAAGGAACGGATACGAAATCTGGAAAATTTTGACAAGAAAAGGTGGTCTTGGGGGTATTATCTCGGGATGAACAGCTACGACTACAAATTTGATTACGAAGAAGTTCAAGAGGTAGATATTCAAACAGAAACCTCGCTGGGATTCAATGTGGGCTTAGTGGGTGATCTGCGTATCAATGATTATATCAACTTGCGCTTAGAGCCGGGTATCAGCTTTGTGACGCGCAATCTTACGTTCCCTGACCCTACCCTGATCGAGGAATCAGATCGACTGCGAGAGGTAACATCTACCTACATCAATGTGCCATTACTGGTTAAATTCAGCACAAAACGCCTGAATAATGTAAAACCTTTTGTGGTGGGTGGAGTTTCTTGGTCACGAAACCTTTCCAGTAATGAGGATAGCCCAGATGATAATCTTGCAGGTCAATTCAGACAAAAGAGCGATGTCTTCAATTATGAACTAGGGATAGGAATAGACCTTTATTTATTCTTCTTCAAATTTACACCTTCCATAAGAGGAGTTTTTGCCATGACTGATGAATTGGTACGCGATGCAGATCCCGACAGTCCTTACACGGGCAACATAAGCTCGATGCAATCGAGGGGTGTTTTTTTGAACTTTACGTTCCAATAAAATTAGGCCGCATCCATTCGGCTACGATGATGGACGTTGCTATGGCGACGTTGAGGCTTTCAGTTATTGATGATTGGGAATGCGGCGGGATGCAAACAGCTGGTGCTAGATCAAGCAATTCTTTTTTTACGCCGTGCGACTCGCTTCCCATGATGAGAATTCCGTTTTGATCTAATTCAGTTTGATAAATACTGGTTCCCTCCATTGCGGTCGGATATAAAGGTAGATCTGTTTTACTTAGAAACTTTTCTAAATCGATATAATGAATCTGGACACGAGCTATGGAGGCCATGCTGGCTTGAACGGTTTTGGGATTGTAGGCATCAACGGTTTCAGCAGAACAAAGTATGTGTTTGATACCATACCAGTCTGCGAGCCTGATGATGGTTCCCAAGTTTCCGGGATCTTGGATATCGTCCAGAGCGATGATGGGACCTGAATCAGGTAAAGGTTGTTTTTCTGGAATTTTAAAGATAGCAAGATAACCCGGTGGAGTGGTCACATTTGATAAGCTCTTCATATCTTTTACTGAAATAATCGACGGATTCAAAGCGTTCAATTTATCAGCTCCTTCAGAAACTAGGATTTCTTCATGGTCAAGACCTGCTTCCACAAGCTCCAAAATCGATTTATAGCCCTCTACCACAAAGAGACTAAATTCTGCTCTGTTCTTTTTTCTGGCGAGGGATTTGATAAGCTTCAGTCTTGCTTTTGTAACCATTATATAATTGTATTTTTGAGCGTTGTACTATGATGAAAGACACCTGCGGCGTAAAAATAGTTTTTATAATTTTTGCCACTCTTATTCTGAGCGCCTGCAACGCTATTAAACGTGTACCTGACGGTCAAAAACTGTTAGTAGAAAACATCATTAGGGTAGACAGTCTTAAGCCGAAAGACTCAAGAGTCGGTACGCTCCCGGTACAACAACCCAATCAAAAAATCCCGTTGATCAATTACCCGCTACGGTTGCACATTTACAACCTTGCCCGGCCCAACCGCGATTCCATTTATCTCAAATGGATGCAAGAGAATCCGGAAGCGCTCAAGAGGCGCAACGCCATACTTTCTGAAAAGCAGACCATGCGATTGGGAGAAAGTCTGGTAGGGTTCAATAATTGGCTCAAACGTACTGGTGAAGCTCCTGTTCTAATTGAGAAAGATTTGATTGAAAAATCAAAAGATCGCTTGCGCAAATGGTACTGGAATCAAGGTTACTTTAATGCTGAAGTTGATCACAAAGTTCTTGATCTCAAAGCAAAAAAGCGCAGTAAAATTGCTTACTACATTAACCGCCACGAGCCTTACTTTATAGACAGTCTCAAAACAGATATCAAAAGTCCTGCTTTAGATTCCCTGTATGAGCTTACCAAAGATAAAAGTCTGATCATTTCTGGAGAACAATATTTCTCACCACTTTATAGTCAAGAACGTGATCGTTTGTTCAGCTACATGCGTAATCGCGGTGCTTATTATCTTGAGAAAGAAAACATCAGGTTTGAGGCAGATACCGTAAATACGGGCAAAAAGGTCAACTCGATTTTAAAAATAAGCCAGCGCGAGATCAGAGAAGAAGATTCTTCTCGATATGTCAATCATCAACTTTATCGCATCAAGGACGTGATTATCGCTCCAGATGTTTTACCCAACGAGGTTCAGGATACCGTTGTTTATAATGGCTATAAAATCCTCGTAGGCAAAGAGTCAAAATACCGACCAAAATCACTGACCGATGCCGTTTTCACGCAACAAGGAGATATTTACAGAGATCTCGACCGCAGTAGAACCTACAAAAGAATCACGGAGCTACGCAGTTTTTTTGCTCCATCCATAAGTTATTATCCAGACCCTAATGATTCTACAAGCAATGAACTCATTGCACGAATTGATTTGCAATCCAAAAAGAAATTTGAACTCAACTTTGTTCCAGAAGCTACGCACAGTAATATTCAGGCATTTGGTATAGGTTTGAATACATCTCTTTTAATGAGGAATATTTTCAGGGGAAGTGAAACCTTGGATATTAGTTTCAGAGGTAATGTTGGTGCCAGTGCAAATGCTTCAAACGGTGATACTCGGTTTTTTGATTTACAGGAACTGGGTGCCGATGCAAAACTGACTTTTCCCAGAATGTTCATCCCGATCCGTACCGATAGTTTGATTCCAAAATACATGTCACCCTCGACTGATTTCTCTTTGGGTTTCTTCAGTCAAACTAACATAGGTCTGGATAAACAGAGTGTCAACGGCGGTCTCTCCTACAACTGGGAACAAACACCCATCAAAAGTACGCGAGTGGATCTGGTTAATGCCCAATATGTGCGCAATCTTGATCCAGATGATTTCTTTTCAGTCTACCAGAGCAGCTACGGATCGCTCAATGATATCGCAGACCAACTGAATATCGTAGATCCTACCTATGTGAACGAAAATCAGAACCTCTCCATACCTGATGGAACCAGAGCCTTCACTAGAGACGTTTTGAATGGAACCATACCTACAAACAACGATCAGCTGAGCAGCGTAAGGAATATTGAAGAGCGTCGAGACCGCCTCTCTCAAGACAACCTCATCATATCGTCCAGCTACAACTGGGTGAGAAACAACCGTCAAGGTATCTACGATAATGATTTTTCCCGATTAAGTTTAAGATTAGAGGTTGCAGGTAATGTTCTCAGTGCCATTTCTGATGTGGCGGGTATAGAAGAATCAGCTGACGGCAAACGGGAAGTTTTTGGAGTAGAATACAGTCAGTATGTGAAACCTGAAATTGATTATATCAAACACTGGCAGTATGTGAACGGTCATGTTTTTGCGATTAGAACTTTTGGGGGAATTGCTATTCCCTATGGCAATTCAGACAACATTCCTTTCATCAGATCTTTTTTTGCGGGTGGACCCAATGATAATAGAGCCTGGCAAGCTTATGAGTTGGGACCTGGAAGCACTGGAGGAATCAACGATTTTAACGAGGCCAACATGAAAATTGCCCTCAACGCAGAATATCGCTTCCCAATTGCAGGAGCATTTCAAGGTGCCGTCTTTGCAGATGCTGGTAACATCTGGAATGTTCTGGATAGTGAAGATAATCCAGATGCCATTTTCAGATCATGGAAGGACCTTTCTGAAATTGCGCTGGGAACCGGTTTTGGGATCCGGTATGACTTTGGTTTTTTTGTATTGAGGTTTGATACCGGCTTTAAAACCTACGATCCAGGAAAAGAAGAAGGAGACCGCTGGCTCAATCAAGTCAAGCTCTCTGATGCAGTTCTCAACGTAGGTATCAACTACCCTTTCTAAGTTGCACAGAGCAAGCTAGAATTCCCTACTTTTGTATGATAACCAATAAAGTGATTATGGCTCATAATATCAAACCGGGCGTTGCTACCGGAGACGAAGTTCAAGAAATATTTAATCATGCAAAGGCAAATGGCTACGCACTTCCCGCGGTAAATGTTGTGGGGTCCAACTCGGTAAATGCCGTCATGGAAACAGCTGCTGAGCTCAACTCGCCCGTGATTATTCAGTATTCAAACGGTGGTGCAGTTTTTAACGCTGGTAAAGGACTTAGTAATGAAGGTCAGAGAGCCGCGATTTTAGGTGCGATTGCCGGTGCAGAGCATGTTCACAGAATGGCTGAGGCTTATGGAGCGACGGTCATTTTGCATACGGATCACTGTGCAAAAAAGCTTTTACCCTGGATTGATGGTTTACTTGACGCGAGTGAGGCACGCTTTCGCGAAAGCGGAAAAAGTTTATTCTCCTCACACATGATCGACTTGAGTGAAGAGCCGCTAGAGGAGAATATAGAAATTTGTAAAAAATATCTTGAGCGCATGTCTAAGATGAACATGACGCTTGAGATTGAGCTGGGAATTACTGGCGGTGAGGAAGATGGCGTAGATAACAGCGATGTAGATGAGTCCAAACTCTACACGCAACCTGAGGAAGTAGCTTACGCTTATGAGGAGCTTAAAAAGATAAGTGATCGTTTTACGGTTGCCGCAGCCTTTGGTAACGTTCATGGCGTTTACAAGCCTGGTAACGTTAAACTGACTCCCAAAATCTTGAAGAATTCTCAAGAGTACGTTTCTAAGAAATATAACGTCGAGCACAACCATATCGATTTTGTTTTTCACGGTGGTTCAGGTTCTACCCTTGAAGAAATTAGAGAAGCGATAGGTTACGGTGTTATCAAAATGAACATCGATACCGATTTACAGTGGGCTTTTGCACATGGAATCAAGTCGTACATGGATGAAAACAACGATTTCTTACTTACTCAAATAGGAAACCCTACCGGCGCCGATTCACCCAACAAAAAATACTACGACCCGAGAAAATGGTTGCGCATAGGCGAAGAAAGCTTCAAAGAGCGTCTGAAAAAAGCTTTTGAGGATTTGAACAACATAAACACCTTATAAATTATGAAATTGAATTCTGAATTCAGAATTCTTTCATTCTAGATTAACAGTAAATGGCTTGGTTTAAAAGAGAAAAGAAGGGAATCACCACACCTACAGAGGCCAAAAAAGACACTCCAATAGGTCTATGGTATAAATCCCCTACAGGAAAAATAGTTGACACAGATCAACTGAAAAATAATTATTATGTGAGTCCAGAAGATGGATATCACGTGCGTATAGGAAGTAAGGAGTATTTTGAGATTTTGTTTGACAACAATGAGTTCAAGGAGCTGAACCCAAATATGACTTCTAAGGATCCACTCAATTTTTCAGACACAAAGAAATATACGGATCGCATTGAGGCGGCTCAGAAGAAAACGGGATTGAAAGATGCCGTACGTACTGCGGTAGGTAAATCAAACGGTAACGACCTTGTGGTAGCCTGTATGGATTTTGGCTTCATAGGTGGTTCCATGGGGAGCGTGGTAGGAGAGAAAATTGCTCGTGCTGCAGATCATAGTTTGAAGAACAACATACCCTTCATGATTATCTCAAAATCTGGAGGTGCTCGTATGATGGAGGCAGCATTATCTTTGATGCAGCTGGCAAAGACAAGTTCTAAGTTGGCTCAACTGAGTGAAGCTGGTATACCATATATTTCGCTTTGTACAGATCCTACTACGGGAGGAACTACCGCGTCTTTTGCTATGCTGGGAGACATAAATATAGGCGAGCCGGGAGCGCTTATTGCCTTTGCAGGACCTCGAGTAGTACGTGATACTACCGGTAAAGAGCTACCTGAAGGCTTTCAGACTGCCGAGTTCTTATTAGAAAAAGGCTTCCTAGACTTTATCTGCCCTCGTACAGAGTTGAAAGAAAAAGTCAACCTCTATCTAGACCTAATTTTGAATAGAAAAATAGAAGTCGCTTAGACTTTTTAATTATCTGTAAAAGCTGTTTTAATTTTGTAGTGGACTGACCCGTATGTTCATCTCTACTGAATTTAAGCAGCTTTTTTAGTTGGTATTATTAAATCAAAAAGACAGTTACACGAATTGCATAACTGCCTTTCATCAATCAACACATCAAGAAAAACTTGAAGTTTTGTACATTGACTAGATTAGTTTTTCATCAACTTTTTAGTGATAACTTGATTATTGATTTCAAATCTCAATAGATAGATGCCACTTTTAAGGTCATAGATATTTAAAGTTCCCTTGTTTACAGATTCATTGATTTCAAATTGATCAACCATTTGCCCCAGAAGATCAAATACCTCAACCTTTAAATTTGAGGAAAATGGGATTTCATAAGTCACAGTATCAGCAGCGGGATTAGGATATAGAACTATGTCATTATTTAGGGTTTCTAGTTCGCCTCCTGAAGACAGCGTTGAAAGTTCTAGTTTGTAAAGCTCATGACCCATAGTTCCATTATTTGCGGTAAAATACATGGTATCCTGGATCGTGTGAAAGTTCATAGGGCGGCTTGAAGTTTGAAATTGTGAAGTCGATGGATTGATATCTTGAAACTGAACTGTTCCAGCATCTGTCCCGTCTGAAATCCATAGCTCTTTATTACTATCTCCATTTTCTGCACCGAAGAACGCAAAACCTCCCAATGATCCAATGTCAACAAGGTTTGTACCTCCAGATCCCGGATTGATGTCTTTGACAAGAGCAGCACTGGAGCGACCTGTTACAGTCCAAATTTCCTGACCGGCTGTAGGCTCATAAGCTGAAAAATATAGTATTCCATCTACATCAGTTAGTTTTGAAGGATTACTACCGGCTGCATTTTGTGGATTGACATTAAAAACTTCTCTTACCGAACCGTCAAGATCGATCGTCCATAATTCAAAACCATTATTAAAATTTGAGGTAGATTTTCCCATGAAATATAAATCTGAGTCATAAATTGTTGTTCTAGACCCATCTCTGGAAAGGTCAGTTCCAGAGACCATAAAATTCCTCGGGTCTGATGCTAAATCTGGAAAAGTGTTAGTTCCATCTGTTCTCCATAAACGTATATCACTCCCATCAGTAGCCGAGTAATACAGCCTGGGTAGTTGTGGGTGAACATTTAGGTATCTCACATTACCATCACCATTGGGATTAGCATCTTGAACCAGGCTTGTGCCACCAGCCGTTCCATCGCTTTTCCATAATTCATGTCCAGTAGTACCATCATCAGCAACAAAATACACGTGATCGTCGAAAACAACTATCTCTTGACTTTTAATACTGTCATCTACTGAACCGTTGAGATCAATGATTTGTTGATTCCCGGAACTGGTGCCGTCACTTTGCCAAAGCTCCATTCCTGCACTACCGTCTGAACCTATGAAGTATAACATATTGTTCATACTTACTACAGGTGCATCCATGAACCCATCTTCGTTCCCTGCATTATGGTCAGATAACAGTTGGGTTCCTAACGTTGTTCCATCAGTAAACCATAACTCGCGACCTTCCTGTGCAGTAGTGGCAACAAAATACACAGAGCCATTATATTCAATGAAATGGTCTGGATCGCTATTTAAATTTCCTGGATTGATATCTTTCAACAAACTCGCCTGACCATTATCAATTTTCCAAAGTTCCCTTCCGTGCTCTCCATCATCTGCAGTGAAAAGAACAATATTACCAAATTCAAAGTAGGTTTGTGGAAATGATGATCTATTGCCTTCTTCATTGATATCCTTGAGTAAATATGTTCCAGCTTCTGTTCCGTCCGAAATGTAGAGCTCTGATCCTAGCCAGTTTCCATCACTACAAGTAAATAATGCACTCCCGTTTAGGTCAACAATATCTTCTATATTATTATCGTCTTCCTGAGAATTGATATCTCTTACCAGAACAGTACCCGACTGCGTACCATTTGTTTTCCAAAGCTCGTAACCTTCTCGAGTGGTAGAACCTTGAAAATACAGCTCACCGCCTACAATGGCTATCGCACCATTATGAGAAAACTCTTTATAGCCTGTAGCAAAGCTTGTTGTACCTGCAAAAGTTCCATCAGAAGTGTAGATCAGTT
This genomic interval from Nonlabens spongiae contains the following:
- a CDS encoding TrkH family potassium uptake protein; this encodes MTRLNYKIISYIMGLLLVFNGGFMMISALVSAYYNEPEGWNILMASGVAVVLGAAVMYFTRDHVKQLQKKEGYLIVTLGWLIMAFAGTMPYMFSGAIDNYTDAFFETMSGFTTTGASIMNDIEIMPKGILFWRSLTHWIGGMGIIVLAVAILPLLGIGGMQLFAAESPGPSADKLHPRITDTAKRLWLIYVGYTGIETVLLKLAGMGWFDAVNHALSTLSTGGFSTKNASIAYWNDNPAIQWIITVFMFIAGMNFVLSYFGFKGKFSKIGKDTEFKWYTSFVLGFSIIGTFLIYFQADPSVSTIDHPMVLGEFESAARHSFFQVLAVITTTGFVSADFTMWTPFLTIMFFGLFFLGGSAGSTSGGIKVMRHIILIRNGVLEFKRTLHPNAILPVRYNRRALTSNVVFNVLGFFILYMLAFIVGSIGLAALGLDFDTAIGGALSSLGNVGPAFGDLSPVNNFAGLPELGKWWCAFLMLIGRLELFTVLILLTPFFWRNR
- the trkA gene encoding Trk system potassium transporter TrkA codes for the protein MKIIIAGAGEVGFHLAKLLSFESQDITLIDPVKENLFYADTHLDIITLKGDSTSIKVLQDAKIDQADLVISVTSSETTNITICVLAKQMGAKRTIARISNTEFLEHQEDIGFRGFGIDELISPESLASKEIELLLNQSAFNDSYEFEDGALTMVGVNLQRTAQFVGKTVQQAGEIFPEVHFMPIAIQRFGTQYTLIPRGDTQFKEGDQVYFITNAGGVEELYKLTGKTKKVMRNVMILGGSNIGIQSAKKLVERGVYVKLIEKNGERAFEIADQLPDALVIHGDGRNVELLQEESIHEMDAFIAVTGNSETNIISCLMAKSKSVGKTISLVENMDYFQLSHSIGIDTLINKKLLAANNIFRYVRKGEVVAMTKLNNMNAELLEFIVKPSSEVAGKNIVSCGIPRSAIIGGVIRDGVGQIALGNFTIQPGDRVVVCCLPRSISKVEKLFL
- the ubiE gene encoding bifunctional demethylmenaquinone methyltransferase/2-methoxy-6-polyprenyl-1,4-benzoquinol methylase UbiE — its product is MAKEVKPYDNQDSGKKEQVTHMFDTISGEYDGLNRMISLGLDQKWRDNVVKMVADHQPEVVMDIATGTGDLVIKMAQQTSAKKLIGLDISSGMLEVGKIKVKKEDLSNRVEMVVGDSENLHYENESIDAVTVSYGVRNFEDLEKGLSEILRVLKPGGILVILETSVPTKFPFKQGYYLYSSLIVPTLGKVFSKDKTAYGYLSKSAANFPYGERFNNILKKVGFKDIENHLQFHGASTIYKAVK
- the porT gene encoding type IX secretion/gliding motility protein PorT/SprT, whose amino-acid sequence is MVILLLTGCFSYSQGPIKERIRNLENFDKKRWSWGYYLGMNSYDYKFDYEEVQEVDIQTETSLGFNVGLVGDLRINDYINLRLEPGISFVTRNLTFPDPTLIEESDRLREVTSTYINVPLLVKFSTKRLNNVKPFVVGGVSWSRNLSSNEDSPDDNLAGQFRQKSDVFNYELGIGIDLYLFFFKFTPSIRGVFAMTDELVRDADPDSPYTGNISSMQSRGVFLNFTFQ
- a CDS encoding TrmH family RNA methyltransferase, producing the protein MVTKARLKLIKSLARKKNRAEFSLFVVEGYKSILELVEAGLDHEEILVSEGADKLNALNPSIISVKDMKSLSNVTTPPGYLAIFKIPEKQPLPDSGPIIALDDIQDPGNLGTIIRLADWYGIKHILCSAETVDAYNPKTVQASMASIARVQIHYIDLEKFLSKTDLPLYPTAMEGTSIYQTELDQNGILIMGSESHGVKKELLDLAPAVCIPPHSQSSITESLNVAIATSIIVAEWMRPNFIGT
- the tamL gene encoding translocation and assembly module lipoprotein TamL, which produces MMKDTCGVKIVFIIFATLILSACNAIKRVPDGQKLLVENIIRVDSLKPKDSRVGTLPVQQPNQKIPLINYPLRLHIYNLARPNRDSIYLKWMQENPEALKRRNAILSEKQTMRLGESLVGFNNWLKRTGEAPVLIEKDLIEKSKDRLRKWYWNQGYFNAEVDHKVLDLKAKKRSKIAYYINRHEPYFIDSLKTDIKSPALDSLYELTKDKSLIISGEQYFSPLYSQERDRLFSYMRNRGAYYLEKENIRFEADTVNTGKKVNSILKISQREIREEDSSRYVNHQLYRIKDVIIAPDVLPNEVQDTVVYNGYKILVGKESKYRPKSLTDAVFTQQGDIYRDLDRSRTYKRITELRSFFAPSISYYPDPNDSTSNELIARIDLQSKKKFELNFVPEATHSNIQAFGIGLNTSLLMRNIFRGSETLDISFRGNVGASANASNGDTRFFDLQELGADAKLTFPRMFIPIRTDSLIPKYMSPSTDFSLGFFSQTNIGLDKQSVNGGLSYNWEQTPIKSTRVDLVNAQYVRNLDPDDFFSVYQSSYGSLNDIADQLNIVDPTYVNENQNLSIPDGTRAFTRDVLNGTIPTNNDQLSSVRNIEERRDRLSQDNLIISSSYNWVRNNRQGIYDNDFSRLSLRLEVAGNVLSAISDVAGIEESADGKREVFGVEYSQYVKPEIDYIKHWQYVNGHVFAIRTFGGIAIPYGNSDNIPFIRSFFAGGPNDNRAWQAYELGPGSTGGINDFNEANMKIALNAEYRFPIAGAFQGAVFADAGNIWNVLDSEDNPDAIFRSWKDLSEIALGTGFGIRYDFGFFVLRFDTGFKTYDPGKEEGDRWLNQVKLSDAVLNVGINYPF
- the fbaA gene encoding class II fructose-bisphosphate aldolase codes for the protein MAHNIKPGVATGDEVQEIFNHAKANGYALPAVNVVGSNSVNAVMETAAELNSPVIIQYSNGGAVFNAGKGLSNEGQRAAILGAIAGAEHVHRMAEAYGATVILHTDHCAKKLLPWIDGLLDASEARFRESGKSLFSSHMIDLSEEPLEENIEICKKYLERMSKMNMTLEIELGITGGEEDGVDNSDVDESKLYTQPEEVAYAYEELKKISDRFTVAAAFGNVHGVYKPGNVKLTPKILKNSQEYVSKKYNVEHNHIDFVFHGGSGSTLEEIREAIGYGVIKMNIDTDLQWAFAHGIKSYMDENNDFLLTQIGNPTGADSPNKKYYDPRKWLRIGEESFKERLKKAFEDLNNINTL
- the accD gene encoding acetyl-CoA carboxylase, carboxyltransferase subunit beta, which gives rise to MAWFKREKKGITTPTEAKKDTPIGLWYKSPTGKIVDTDQLKNNYYVSPEDGYHVRIGSKEYFEILFDNNEFKELNPNMTSKDPLNFSDTKKYTDRIEAAQKKTGLKDAVRTAVGKSNGNDLVVACMDFGFIGGSMGSVVGEKIARAADHSLKNNIPFMIISKSGGARMMEAALSLMQLAKTSSKLAQLSEAGIPYISLCTDPTTGGTTASFAMLGDINIGEPGALIAFAGPRVVRDTTGKELPEGFQTAEFLLEKGFLDFICPRTELKEKVNLYLDLILNRKIEVA